From Cucumis melo cultivar AY chromosome 3, USDA_Cmelo_AY_1.0, whole genome shotgun sequence:
AAAAGCTAGTTTCTTTTCCCAACTAATAGATGAAATTTTATGAGGTGAAAACTGCGAAGCCTGAATTATGAAGAATTAGAATGGTCTTTTGAGCACTAAACAGCCAATACATGGGCTTATGTGGAAAACACAAACAAATAATCCAAATAATTGTCTGCCACCACATcccacttcaaattttcaaacatCTTAATTAACAAACGCAACTACCCATTATGGATCCTATTATCCAATACTCTGTTAAAAATTCTTTCTTGCATTTTACCCttctctctgaaaaaaaaaCGATCACCATGCGCATATTTCCAATATTCTTGTCTCTTGGTTTCTAATGCTGCCTTTCATTCCCCTAGAGAAACCCTACAAATATACCACTAGGTTATTGCTTGTCGCGTACTCAggaacaaatgaaaaaaaaaaaaaaaagatgaacagaagcataaaaagaaattgaaaaccAATTATCTTGGTTTAGTTTTCTAGGAGCTAAACGGGAACGGAGATAGAAAATTTCCATGGTGAGTATCAAGTCAAGTTAAAATTATTTGGAGACGAAGGACGAGAGTGAAGGCTTATATATAAGTCATCCTCATTTAGTCATTTTCACCATGATTCCCCTAGAGAAACCCTACAAATATACCACTAGGTTATTGCTTGTCGCGTACTCAggaacaaatgaaaaaaaaaaaaaaaaaagatgaacagaagcataaaaagaaattgaaaaccAATTATCTTGGTTTAGTTTTCTAGGAGCTAAACGGGAACGGAGATAGAAAATTTCCATGGTGAGTATCAAGTCAAGTTAAAATTATTTGGAGACGAAGGACGAGAGTGAAGGCTTATATATAAGTCATCCTCATTTAGTCATTTTCACCATGATTCCCCTAGAGAAACCCTACAAATATACCACTAGGTTATTGCTTGTCGCGTACTCAggaacaaatgaaaaaaaaaaaaaaaaaaaagatgaacagaagcataaaaagaaattgaaaaccAATTATCTTGGTTTAGTTTTCTAGGAGCTAAACGGGAACGGAGATAGAAAATTTCCATGGTGAGTATCAAGTCAAGTTAAAATTATTTGGAGACGAAGGACGAGAGTGAAGGCTTATATATAAGTCATCCTCATTTAGTCATTTTCACCATGTTTCATAAATATCCTTACGTGTTACTTGTACAAaacttaaataatataaataaagtgtgatcttaaatatttataaactacAACGTGAAATTAATAATTGTTTTGTTGCTAAGGCATGTTATAATTATGATTGTTTTCAAAGAGAAGTTATCTAAAAATGGCAAATTAAGATAAAGTTTTAGAAGAGATGTTTTAGAAGAGATGCCTTCAACCCAAATATTTAACAAAgaaagtttaatttgaattattcaGTGTAGTTTTCATGTCCAAGATATAGAGAAAGATccaatatattaattaatgtgCGTAACCAAGAAATTAATATTCAGAATCTATCCATAATCAAGATGCCCTTTCAATAGGACCCTAACTAATCTTAAAAGAAGacttcagaaaaaaaaaacagttccCTTTCATACcttttgaaaaatgaattttttttcgtccattttctttttgttctatATGATTAAACTAACAATATCTTTGTACCTAATAGGAGCATTAGCTCTGTATCTCTTAACTTTTACTTGGTGAACCATTACCAATTTTCCCCAAAAgctattaatattatattaattaattatgtaaAAAGTAACTTTTAGGTCCTGAATTTTTAGCGATTGGTTCGTTTGGTctttttaaaacaaccaatatatatatatatatatatatatatatatattattattataggcTGCCAACCCAACGTGACatttgaaattaagaaaatagtTAAACTGAAATAAAATTTCTCCCACCGTAGCCAATCCTTAAAGACACATTTTTCCCCGTCTCTAAACAACAGTAACTATATTATATTTCTAGTGGATATTCATACCGTCAACACTTTTTTGGATTTGCTCGTGCTGTCACGGCCGGGTTTGTATTGGATGGTTATGTTTGTGTCAATgatattttgtatttttggCGAGAATTTTGGTACTATAGAAATATTGTACTTTCTTTGACAACACTAAGTGGATTTCACATCAATATTAGTAAATCTCCACCTATTTTTATAAACATTCCCATGGTCCATAATAAGTTGAGGGAATAAGAAAGAGTCTCCATTCTCCGGTGGAAACTTTCCATTCTCTTATGGAATTGCAAAATTCTCCCTAGGTAATAAGGATGACATGACTTGGTTTTGCTTATTTGTGAGTATTTGTTGGGTTATGTTCAGTTGCTAGGGAAATAAACTATGTGGGTTGTAAGGGTTGGGTGCCATTTTCTTTCCTCTCGTGGGGGTTAGGTTGTGTTAGTGCAAGAGCAACCTTACTAGTTGGATCCCGTTGGATGAGTTCAACATGAGGGAGAGATTGTAAGtgacaaaaaaaatcaaataaaaataataaaataaaataaaagagataACATTGACTCTATAAACTAGCGTTAAATAACTCAACTCTACTAATTTCAATATTTGTTATTGAATTTTGCATATGTATCAATGAACTTTTATAttctcttatttttcttttttgcacaTTTGTTGAGAAACTTcatattcacattttttgcGCCTAAAACACATTTCTTAAGCACAACATATTAACTTCAAAGTTTATATCAAGTCAAAGTGTACTTAACTTAATGACTATAATGTCAACCATTCATTCTAGAGGTTGATGGTTTGATCCTCATTCTCACGATTCTTTTACACTAAAAAAATCTCCAAACTTAATAACTCAATTAATTTCTTAGATGAGAAGATAAGAGATAATGGAAAGAGAGAATGATGGTGAAAAATTTGCTATTGAGCATACTTCAACTAATTATAAACATTCGTGTTAATAACTAAAAAAATCGTGGCATCTTGTATGCCATCATTAATGGAGTTTTGAAAACCTTCCAAAATCTATGGGATTCTTTTAATGTATTATGGTTCATGAAGATAAATGGGGATATAgggttttaattgattttaattttgttattaatGTCATTTGATTATGCGTTTAATTCTTTATTTAAACTAGATTAAATTCATAGAAGTGTGTGGACGAGTTTTTAGTAAAAGTATTTTAATAGTAAGTACTTAATAAAACGTGTTAGTAATAAATCACTTTAATATTTGGTAAAGGAGCCttcttgagaaaaaaaaaacaaatcaaaagcAACTACTAAgagtttttttattaaaaaaagaaatattatttttaaattatttttttttaataaaggtacttttaaaatcttttaaGAATAATTTTTATGTTATCTTTTTTAGTAATTATAGTGGTtagtaatttttaaaataattattagatatgtaacaatattttaaaaaaattacaaatatagcaaagacttctatcgttgatagactcttatggtatGTATATCAGTGGTAGACCAATATTTGTTACATGATCTATCAGTCATATACTCCTATCATTGacaaatttttctatatttgcaatttttttaaaatgttgctatatacttcattattttaaatataattgttatatttgcaactatccttATCTTTTTTGTTTCGACCTTGAAATTCTCAATCACAACTTCAAAAGGAATTGATAATTACCGGTGGATGGTTTAGTTTATGATTAGAAAATGAAATCGGAAAACAAAATATTGCTTGTTTtctctattttaaaaaatgttttaaaacttttatttaaaaagtggTAGGTtcgtgtttttttttaaaaaaaagaattaaaatatatatccACATAATACATGTTTGTTATAATTTAGAATTAAAGTTAATATTGAACGActaaacaacaaaatattaaaaatagagagatttgttgaaaataaaaactctaccataaaattaattaaatgatattaattaaaatagtattttaactttattaaaattaaaaaataacataTTTAAAGCATAATTATGAAATGATTGATCTACCTATAatgaagataaatttaatattacgTATTTAGATGAGATATATTGTAATGTCCACCTTTTTATTAGGTTCCTTGTAATCTTCTAACCTATATTTAAAACCTCTAAAGTTATTCAAATCCACTTTATAGGTAGACTTTTTAGACTTTATACGAtcttttattaagaaaaaagaggagtattttatcaaatatagcaaaattcatcCCATTTTCTCTAgcttatttaaaaattttactatattttataaatagtttcgtTATTTGCGTTATTGGtagcaatttaaaaaaaaaaaaaccttgaaataagtttatttatttattttgtttttcttttctcatattAAGGTTATTTTGCTCCTTTTGTTTACCCATAAAATGCATATCGAAtaatctttcttttcaaaataaatgcTCAGTCAATATCATAAATTATCCAATTAAGTTATACGGAAAGTTGACATTTTGCAAATTTGAAGAGGTTGATATGATTAATCAATAATCAAAATTAGAGatcttatttagtttttttttttatttactattattttgTGCTAGATTTCATATATGTAATTATCCCTAATTAATTTGCTGTCTTAAGAAAAGAGATAACTATCCCTTTTCTTTAACCAACAAACTAACACAAACTAAAATTGGAagctaaaaaaatatttagtagAGTTCCATTCTACAAGACTCTGATTAGATTTTGTCATACCGGTTCTGTGATTGAATAAGACAACGAGCCACTTCGAAACCTTTATTATGAGAAACATGAATGTTGAACAACATAAAATATTCCAAAATCTGCCTTTTAAAGCCTTCTAGCATCTCATCTAAAACTCTAAAAAGACCTTCATGTACTAAtgaattaatttgaattaaaaggatataattattagcctaaagaaaaatccaaacaaaaaCTATGCTACGAGGCGTCAAACCATGATTAAAATGTTTGGTTCTACTGGTATTCAAGTGTATTAGTAATTATGAAGTTTGTAGTTTGAATCCCTCATCTTAATTGTTACTGAAAAAAGTGTAAATCTTGATCGGTCATGCACATTattctaaaattaaaagaaaagaaaatccttCTTCTCAAACTACTTCtatttcaaaataacaataataaataattaatagctTTTTGTTCTTTAGATTTTGAATACAAATATTCGCTTGTAATTTGGGTTGTTAATATCATTAGTTACTTAAAATACATcacatcaaaattattttaaattaattaactaaaagtaACATCACAAACAGTAATTAAAATAAACGTTAGTAAAGCTTAATGGTTATAaagtaaaaatattgaaatcttaggataaagataaaaaaaatgaatggtaaaaatataagattttgaaatcgataaaaaagaaattaactaAAAAAACCACATCTTTTCATACATATAGATTTAAATTAAATCagtaatcaaataaaaattaaattcaaaatttatagCATAGAAAGgtatctttttctaaaaaaaactaCCAATATCATTAACTTATTTATTAACTCCACTATAAATGAACCAACATAAATAGATCGAAAACTTATGGAATTTAGACCATATATTCCACTAATCTTTTCatctaattattttaaatactCTTTGTATAGACTCAACTTTGattcattttaattattgtacttTTAGAGTATCAATtttaattactatattttaaaatccttgttttaattaaacaataaaatttcTTTATTCTATATGTATCAGttcttatattttcaaatttatctcTTTCCGATTGTTACCtcctaaaacaaaattaaactaaaattaaactaaaggTGATGgaatagaaatataaaaagtCATTACCTTTTACACAATTGATTTGATTATTCTTCATGGGAaggttttttttctctttgttgagtgtttgtttggtttgagcatattggaaaaaaaatataaaatagcatataatataataacaataataaggCCAAAAAGTCCACTCCCCTCCCCCCCACCCATTTTAATTCTCTCTTCTCTTTCAATTCCCTATaaatacacacacatatatacataaGTTACTATGTATATATTTTGATCAAGAAACAGAGAcaaatttgaaaagaagaagaagaagaaaagaatggGATGGAAAGAGAGCAATTTGGATTTGATATTAGTTCCTACGGGGTTTATATTGATTATGTGTTATCATTTAGGATTATGGTATAAAGTTCGAACTCAACCTTTCGCCACTTTCATTGGAATTAATACCTCTGGTCGTCGTCTCTGGGTTTCTTCCATCATgaaggtatttttttttttttttttgctatttcttttctctaattttttcttatcaaGATTTTCTCTATGTGCTTTTTGGTTTTAGATTTCGGAAAATTGTGATTGTTTGATTTTcgattgtgtttttttttcttcttttaattgttttttggtagttcaaaaatgaaaaagaacaGCCTAGAAGGTTAAATGTTTTTTTGAACTTGAAATTTGTATTGTTGAAAAATGTTGTTTCGAGATTAGTTATTAAATTTTGAGATTTGTGTTTGAATGGTCTTTTCAACTTCAAAATTATCATTAAACGTATTATTTATGTctctaataaattattttactgAACATTGATTATATCTAATTATAATGAGTTGCGtttaaaaggtttttttttttttttttttatataagaaaaattatggaactattaattattatatatgcaAAATTggattttataatttttattttaaaagtcgCATATCTCTAATCACAAATTTGCAAATTTAAATTCCATTTGGTAATATATTTTTCTGTTATTGGATTTGTTTTCTCTCATTCTCTTAATCGTGATTTTCATATGAAGAACAAAATGAGTTTTAAAAAAGAAGCTAATTGTAGTTTATCATCGTAATAAATAAACtcattgtttgtttttttttttaaagtttagaaAGGAAATTTGAAGTGATTAAAATGTGTCAAATAAGTAAGGATTGCATGGAATGGGAATTTgagtttttgaaaaacaaagtAACGTTAAAGTAAAGTTTCCATGAAATACGTTTATCCTTATCCTAACCGACAAAATATCTCACGCATTcatccttttatttttttatttatttgttcatgctttatatttatattttcatttttatttttgtatgatttttttaaaaaaaattatggcaAAAAGTTATACCTTTTTAGTTAATTTTGTGTTGGTAATTAGTATAGTGCAATCCacctattttttttattcttattttttagCTGTTGGTTGCCATAAATTCTCACTATTTTATTCTTCTAATCAATCTATTGcttcaaaatatataataaacattGTGGATTTTGAGTTGTATCAACAACACCcacttttcattttaatttttttttaaaaaacaatgcTTTGGCATTTCtgaattttcaaattcttttaaattttggattaaaattGACACCTTGAATAATATTAACATCGAGGTACAATTTCATGTTATATTTTATGATcaaaattctaaaattaaaaaaaaaaaaaaaaaaattacttcgGGATTcgttttgaaatatttatagaaaaatcaaatgaaatattGGACATTTTTTAATTAACTTGGTTAGTGatttagaataaaaaatattttccttttcatttaataaaaggaaataattagaaaaaaaaggCAAACAAATTATTTGATCTTTTATGGAATGTGAATAATTTTtatatagtatattttttagaaaacttcttttgataaaattaagctggttttttttttttaatattccaaTTCAATTCTTAAAATCGAAAAATTATCAttaatgtttttcaaaaaagatGTTTCTCACGCACACAAAAAACTGATTTTGTGGTTATTGTGGTTATTATTATTTGTCTTTGAggttctatttttttctttatctctTTTTTGGGAAATATATTTACTTGAAATTCAGtcaattaacaaaatatttcagaacgttttcaaaataaaattttatccagattctgaaaaaaataaaatagttaatttCCGAATATATAATTTggaaattagaagaaaaaaacaaaaactataaaatttttcccaaagaaaaaaaaatgcagaAAGCATTGGCAATTGAATTATTCTGAGTCTGAAACATCTGCTTCTCACATTTGCTAATAAAAAGAAGCATTTACACTTTTGTAATTAGGCTCTAGAAAACTATATAACTCAATTGGAAAagttatataaaaaaatttcattattcattcacaaaaaaaaaagaaaagaaaaaaaaagattaattaaaaaGGTATTTGTTTGAAGTTCAGGACATTGAGAAGAAGAACATTCTTGCTGTTCAAACTCTAAGAAATGCCATAATGGGATCAACTCTTATGGCTACAACAGCGATCCTCATCTCGTGCGGGCTTGCCGCGATTTTGAGCAGTACCTACAGCATCAAAAAGCCACTGAACGACTCGGTGTTCGGGGCGCACGGCGAGTTCATGTTGTCTCTCAAATATGTCTCCATTCTCACCATTTTCCTCTTCTCCTTCTTGTGTCATTCCCTTTCCATCAGATTTATCAACCAAGTGAATGTTTTGATCAACACACCACAAGAACCGATGTCCCCCGTGACACCTAAGTACGTGTCGCAGCTGTTCGAGAAAGGTTGCGTCCTCAACACGGTCGGGAATCGCCTCTTCTACTCGGCTGTTCCTCTTTTGCTTTGGATATTTGGACCTGTGCTTGTGTTCTTATGCTATCTCTCTTTGCTACCTTTGCTTTATAATTTGGATTTTGTTTCTTGTAGTGCTCATACCAAAAACAATACCACCAAAGTTGAAGCCAATAATGGTATTGTTGTTGGTAATGAAAACTTTGTTTAGATCACATCTTTTCGTACAACAACCTCTATGAGATTAATTTATGTATCAAATTTGTCCCCtcccatttttcttcttttatctaTTTTAATATGTACTTATTCATTGGTATTTTTTAGGACTTGGAAACTCttaccaaaattttaaaaaatcaaccCAAATTAAGCATCATCATTTCTCCACCGTGCAATTTTTGATGGGATATAGTGCATTAGTATTGGTATTGTataaactatttttaaatactAACAAAATTACGAGGattaaaatagtattttaacatttttttgtttaacGTTTAAAATTTCTATATGAACATATGATTTAATGAATAAAACGTTAACTATCATCTCACGAGATTAATAGTTTGATCATTGAACTTAAAACAACAAGTGTTTGAAATTACTTTTAGTCCTTTCAAACTTATAAATTTTTCTCTTATGCAATTGGGACCTTTCATGCACTATCTATCTTTTTCAATACCAAAAGAAACATGATCTTTATAAGGCGTGCAAGACAACATCTACCTAATATGTTACTATTCTTGTCCAATCATGTTTAATTACATAATTTCAGTGAAATCTAGTGTACTAGTTTCGATGGCATGCATacaaactatttttaaaatttatcgaAAAGCTTAAAGATTAAAGTtgtattttaacattttttccGTTTGTTGAAAGACAGATAAgatttcataaaaaaatcaatAGTAAAGATCAATTTCACACATCTAATCTCAAttaataaacatttttttttctctagaaTGTCATAACTTTCGCTTCCAAGACGTTGGAATAGCAAATTTGCTTTCCTATTTTACTTGGCTTGGATGGCTTGTTTTTCTTAATGCAAGTCTATAAAAGATTTTTTGGTGTGGTTGTTTTGGAATCAAAACATTTAAATGATACAGCTAATATGGAGagtatatatttttattagaCATCACTTTCTTTCCTTGATGTAGAAAAATTAAAGGATAAGTTATGACTGAATGATGAATAATAGTTAGttgtttgattaattaacaATGAATCAAGAGGTTAATAATAATCAATTGCTATAAATGTAgtcataaataacaataatCTAAATGTTTTATTGACTAGatttttatattaaaagaaTATTTAGTTTATGATTAGATGATATATTTGAGAAGATGGCAACGAGAGTTTGAGGGATACTGGGCCTAAAAATTGGCCCATTATCTAAATGGGCTTGTAGGGCTTTCCCGGTCCCATTCAAGCCCACGACTAAACCTCGGTGGTTTGTTAGAACAATATGTGAATGACGTCTATGCCCTTTGTTTGTTTAAAAGTGAAATGTGAGATattaaaagtaataataataataaaaaaaaaaaaaagttgaatttgAGTATAAAGGTTTTGTAAAATGCACTCaccaattccttaaaaaaaaatatatatatatttttagacacgcacaaaataaatataaataaatgagTAAAAACTACTCATTTCATTTCGTCCCTAATAAGTCTTATTTGGTCGTTTAAAAAGATTGCGTTTTCATGCCAAAAATGAGGCAAGGGAAAGGTGTTagtaaattttatttgaaaggAAAATAGTAAAGAGGTAAATTTGTTCAAACTAAATTTTACTGTGAGTCAATAGGGTTACAAGGTCATGTTCTTTATCGTATGATTCTAAATCTCAATCTCAACCTTGGTCGAGGTCATGGGGTTTGAGTCAACATGCTTTCAAGTCCAAATGAGTCCTAAGTCAACATGCTTTCAAGTATATATGATTTTCGCGATATATGTGTTTTAAGATTCGATTTTAGTTTGAATTTCATGTTTATTTGATATTGTTTTGTGTCCACAACTAAAACtaaatttgacaaaaaaaaaaaaaaaaacaatcaagtTGGATGCAATCAATGAAATTGGTAGGATCATTCTTTTTATTGAGATGGTGAATGGATTCGTGACTTTGGAGCAGTTTCTTTAATAAGATAGTTGGGGAGAGTTTTGGAGAAGAAAGAAGGTTTGATTCAAACCAAAGAAACGTCAACTCAATGATC
This genomic window contains:
- the LOC103488211 gene encoding uncharacterized protein LOC103488211, with amino-acid sequence MGWKESNLDLILVPTGFILIMCYHLGLWYKVRTQPFATFIGINTSGRRLWVSSIMKDIEKKNILAVQTLRNAIMGSTLMATTAILISCGLAAILSSTYSIKKPLNDSVFGAHGEFMLSLKYVSILTIFLFSFLCHSLSIRFINQVNVLINTPQEPMSPVTPKYVSQLFEKGCVLNTVGNRLFYSAVPLLLWIFGPVLVFLCYLSLLPLLYNLDFVSCSAHTKNNTTKVEANNGIVVGNENFV